From the Ciona intestinalis chromosome 2, KH, whole genome shotgun sequence genome, one window contains:
- the LOC100181059 gene encoding PDZ domain-containing protein 11-like yields the protein MSKSKQKKNKTKEDPNLPAYENPPSWIPPQERRDNPQYNNNLITFLPRTVSIKRTGNQPLGFNIRGGKKDEYGVYVSKVLKGSDADKLGLKSGDKILKVNNTSFEDIGHDEAVSLLQKSDDLQLEVRYFPYGFNLQQERIGLV from the exons ATGTCAAAAAGTAAGcaaaagaagaataaaacaaaggaAGACCCGAATTTGCCCGCCTACGAGAATCCACCGTCTTGGATCCCGCCACAAGAACGAAGAGACAACCCCCAAtataacaacaatttaataacttttctCCCGAGAACAGTTTCAATAAAACGAACGGGAAATCAACCTCTTGGGTTTAATATAAGAGGCGGGAAGAAGGACGAATATGGAGTTTATGTGTCTAAG GTGCTGAAGGGTTCAGATGCAGACAAACTTGGTTTAAAATCGGgagataaaatattgaaagtaAACAACACAAGTTTTGAAGACATTGGTCATGATGAG GCTGTTTCACTTTTACAAAAGTCGGACGATCTTCAACTTGAAGTTCGGTATTTCCCATATG GTTTTAATCTTCAACAAGAACGAATCGGTCTTGTATAG